One Nostoc sp. UHCC 0302 DNA window includes the following coding sequences:
- a CDS encoding DJ-1/PfpI/YhbO family deglycase/protease has product MVQSNNHSGKKKVAILIENGVEDVEFTVPYNGIKQAGIEVVVLGSRMNEKYKGKRGKLSVQADGTTTEAIAAEFDAVVIPGGMAPDKMRRNPNTVRFVQEAVQQGKLIAAVCHGPQLIIEGDLLKGKQVTGFIAIRKDIINAGGNYIDEPLVVDGNFITSREPGDLPIFTTAILSRLGYGGKDAALPDEKDTTAEWWKLADAWGGSTKSEIGRGLNTALAGERYSLEALEKYAEKESDTEVKSVFGEMIGNKQRHIEKLETYLHRLGEKPSLTANVANQYAKVKTALTGSDDIFQLRSALGDVQTGIGDIGNLSAMFTDPVATAIFKQIYHDGLKYEQRLLELYRARLGTQIQPPKPTTGAAVSM; this is encoded by the coding sequence ATGGTACAGAGTAACAATCATTCCGGTAAGAAAAAAGTTGCCATCCTCATTGAAAACGGAGTAGAGGATGTAGAATTTACAGTTCCTTATAATGGGATAAAACAAGCGGGAATAGAAGTAGTAGTTCTTGGTTCCCGCATGAATGAAAAATATAAGGGGAAGCGTGGCAAGCTCAGCGTACAAGCTGATGGTACTACGACAGAAGCGATCGCAGCCGAATTTGATGCAGTAGTAATTCCTGGTGGAATGGCTCCTGACAAAATGCGACGCAACCCCAATACAGTACGCTTTGTCCAAGAGGCGGTGCAACAAGGCAAACTAATCGCAGCAGTTTGTCACGGGCCACAACTAATAATAGAAGGCGACTTGCTCAAAGGGAAACAAGTCACAGGTTTTATTGCCATCCGCAAAGACATTATTAATGCAGGTGGAAACTATATAGATGAGCCACTTGTAGTTGATGGGAATTTTATTACTTCTCGTGAACCTGGAGACTTACCAATTTTCACCACAGCTATCTTAAGTCGTTTGGGTTATGGTGGCAAAGACGCTGCATTACCAGACGAGAAAGATACAACTGCGGAATGGTGGAAACTAGCTGATGCTTGGGGTGGCTCAACTAAAAGTGAGATTGGTAGAGGCTTAAATACTGCCCTTGCTGGTGAGCGTTATTCGCTAGAAGCATTAGAAAAGTATGCCGAAAAAGAATCGGACACAGAAGTAAAATCTGTCTTTGGGGAGATGATTGGCAATAAGCAACGCCACATCGAAAAACTGGAAACCTATCTCCACAGACTTGGTGAAAAACCTTCTTTAACCGCAAATGTAGCTAATCAGTATGCCAAGGTGAAAACTGCCTTGACAGGAAGTGACGACATTTTCCAGTTACGTTCCGCTTTGGGCGATGTGCAAACGGGAATAGGCGATATTGGCAATTTATCTGCAATGTTTACTGACCCAGTAGCAACTGCCATTTTTAAACAAATTTACCACGATGGATTGAAATACGAGCAACGGTTACTGGAATTGTACCGAGCGCGGTTAGGCACTCAAATTCAGCCTCCTAAACCGACTACAGGGGCCGCTGTGTCGATGTAA
- a CDS encoding DUF2267 domain-containing protein, which produces MEYDEFITHVQSLTQSNSREEAERATRATLETIKERIPADEAEELAANLPQQTAEYLRGREGEPAQNFNLQEFITRTSQKENVEPITTAIHVRAVFAVLQNAVPPEKFAKLHAYLSHDYEELFVT; this is translated from the coding sequence GTGGAATACGACGAGTTTATTACACACGTTCAAAGTCTTACTCAATCCAATTCTCGCGAAGAGGCAGAACGTGCTACGCGTGCCACACTGGAAACCATTAAAGAACGTATCCCTGCGGATGAGGCAGAAGAATTGGCTGCCAATTTGCCCCAGCAGACAGCTGAATATTTACGGGGGCGAGAGGGCGAACCTGCACAAAACTTTAACTTGCAAGAATTTATTACCCGCACCAGTCAAAAAGAAAATGTAGAACCAATTACTACTGCAATTCATGTGCGGGCTGTTTTCGCTGTCTTACAAAATGCCGTTCCTCCAGAGAAATTCGCTAAACTTCATGCCTATTTATCTCATGACTATGAAGAACTTTTTGTCACTTAA
- a CDS encoding DUF6335 family protein, with protein MAEKNHNDEITTNDLPQEITESYGTGVKDLPGYNIGGRSIRDERREYTETSPELTGGDVDAYWEDADAVGDEAVGGTAPTPDQNVTEELEAAVGLEMDDRTFLRTNDILEERDDSRWELDPKSSEDYQDRRE; from the coding sequence ATGGCAGAAAAAAATCATAATGACGAAATCACTACCAATGATTTGCCGCAGGAAATTACCGAATCTTATGGCACTGGTGTGAAAGACTTGCCAGGATACAATATTGGTGGACGCTCAATCCGTGACGAAAGGCGCGAGTATACAGAAACTAGTCCCGAACTTACTGGTGGGGATGTTGATGCTTATTGGGAAGATGCAGATGCAGTAGGCGATGAAGCTGTTGGTGGCACTGCTCCCACTCCCGACCAAAATGTAACTGAGGAATTAGAAGCAGCAGTAGGGCTAGAAATGGATGATAGAACTTTTCTTCGCACCAACGATATTTTAGAGGAACGTGATGACTCTCGCTGGGAGTTAGATCCAAAGTCTTCTGAAGATTATCAAGACAGACGGGAGTAA
- a CDS encoding orange carotenoid protein N-terminal domain-containing protein: MTYTQTGDPTIREHVQAWQNLDVDQQLALFWFIYKEMGKSITPAAPGASTVSPEIAEGLFNQVKELSYEEQLQVQRDLINKADTQISREYGSLGDTTKLLFWYRLSQGMDNGTIIPVPSDYQLPSEAQAVFNRIIGLSFEQQITLFRDYVAPFGAEPKAGAEI; the protein is encoded by the coding sequence ATGACATACACCCAAACTGGTGATCCAACTATTCGCGAACACGTTCAAGCTTGGCAAAATTTGGATGTAGATCAACAGCTCGCTTTATTCTGGTTTATTTACAAAGAAATGGGTAAATCGATTACCCCAGCAGCACCTGGTGCTAGTACTGTTTCTCCAGAAATTGCTGAAGGTTTGTTTAATCAAGTTAAGGAATTATCCTACGAAGAACAATTACAAGTTCAGCGGGATTTAATTAATAAAGCAGATACCCAAATTTCTCGTGAATATGGGTCATTAGGTGATACCACAAAGCTTTTATTTTGGTATCGGCTATCTCAAGGTATGGATAATGGCACTATTATTCCTGTACCTTCTGACTATCAGCTTCCTTCAGAAGCTCAAGCAGTGTTTAACAGAATTATCGGATTATCATTTGAGCAACAAATTACTCTTTTCCGTGATTATGTTGCACCTTTCGGCGCTGAACCAAAAGCTGGTGCTGAAATTTAG
- a CDS encoding orange carotenoid protein N-terminal domain-containing protein, whose protein sequence is MTSTNINFLEEAVSKFQNLDTDKRLSVLALLYSEIADEVPALTLKETPNETSTSLVAKIQKLSKTEQLPALRQLLGQSEGRETGISTEEYTSLSIDDKLAFWYQLAQNLGASIIDIPDDYLPSEEVTEVLDLLHTPNLEDLVTFLKRVL, encoded by the coding sequence ATGACTTCTACGAATATCAATTTTTTAGAAGAGGCTGTATCAAAGTTTCAGAATTTGGATACAGATAAGCGCTTATCAGTACTAGCGTTACTTTATTCCGAAATTGCTGATGAAGTTCCGGCGCTTACTCTCAAGGAGACACCAAATGAAACTAGTACAAGTTTAGTAGCAAAAATTCAAAAACTTTCTAAGACAGAACAATTACCTGCCTTACGTCAGTTGCTAGGTCAAAGTGAAGGAAGGGAAACAGGAATTTCTACTGAAGAATATACTTCACTGAGTATTGACGATAAATTGGCTTTTTGGTATCAGTTAGCCCAAAACTTGGGAGCTTCAATTATCGACATACCAGATGACTATTTACCTTCTGAAGAGGTAACGGAAGTACTGGATTTACTTCACACCCCGAATCTTGAAGATTTAGTAACTTTCTTGAAGCGGGTACTGTAA
- a CDS encoding HD domain-containing protein has protein sequence MSDSPTKRQIATYTRMADGTQEDYLVLREHSKPLLNKVADHALTLLLGLQESYPGNLIDRYQHSLQTATRAFRDGAEEEIVVAALLHDIGDLLAPTNHAALAADILQPYVSASTYWIVEHHGIFQGYYFWHHIGRDRNAREKFRGHPYFERTAEFCHNWDQESFDPNYDTLPLTFFEPMVHRIFAREPWGEHTKQE, from the coding sequence ATGTCAGACTCACCTACAAAAAGACAGATCGCAACCTATACTCGAATGGCAGATGGGACACAAGAAGACTATCTTGTGTTGCGAGAACACTCTAAGCCGTTATTAAATAAAGTGGCTGATCATGCATTGACACTTTTACTCGGCTTACAAGAGAGTTACCCAGGAAATCTAATTGATCGCTATCAGCATTCTTTACAAACAGCAACGCGAGCTTTTCGAGATGGAGCTGAAGAAGAGATTGTAGTTGCGGCGCTACTCCATGATATTGGAGATTTATTAGCACCCACAAATCATGCTGCTCTGGCGGCCGATATCCTTCAACCCTATGTCAGCGCATCTACCTATTGGATAGTAGAACATCACGGGATTTTTCAAGGATACTACTTTTGGCATCACATCGGACGCGATCGCAATGCACGTGAAAAGTTTCGTGGTCATCCTTATTTTGAGCGCACTGCTGAGTTTTGCCACAACTGGGATCAAGAATCCTTTGATCCAAACTATGATACTTTGCCGCTAACTTTCTTTGAGCCTATGGTACACCGGATCTTCGCTCGCGAACCTTGGGGTGAGCATACAAAACAAGAATAA
- a CDS encoding helix-turn-helix domain-containing protein: protein MGCRLRIFLNREEHRTLLELQTSSKVPKRTKDRATALLLNSQGKKNEQIAQDLNWVVKTVHHTIHRWQSQGLVGLWDAPGRGRKARDE, encoded by the coding sequence ATGGGATGCAGACTGAGAATTTTTCTAAATCGAGAAGAACATCGGACGCTGTTAGAACTGCAAACATCGTCAAAAGTTCCAAAGCGTACTAAAGACCGTGCAACTGCTTTACTGTTGAATTCTCAAGGTAAAAAAAACGAACAGATAGCACAGGATTTGAACTGGGTAGTAAAAACTGTACATCACACAATTCATCGCTGGCAAAGCCAGGGTTTAGTAGGATTATGGGATGCACCAGGAAGAGGGAGAAAGGCACGTGATGAATAG
- a CDS encoding response regulator transcription factor, with product METHKGKILVVDDEASIRRILSTRLSMIGYDIVTASDGEEALEIFRQEAPDLVVLDVMMPKLDGYGVCQELRKESDVPIIMLTALGDVADRITGLELGADDYMVKPFSPKELEARIRSVLRRRLAKNTAGIPSSGMINVGNIKIDTNKRQVYKGDERIRLTGVEFSLLELLVTRSGEAFSRLKILQEVWGYVPDRHVDSRVVDVHISRLRAKLEDDPNNPEFILTARGTGYLFQQIVQSEQA from the coding sequence TTGGAAACTCATAAAGGAAAAATTTTAGTGGTAGACGACGAAGCCAGCATTCGTCGGATTTTGTCGACGCGCCTTTCTATGATTGGCTACGATATAGTCACGGCGAGCGACGGAGAAGAGGCTTTGGAAATTTTTCGTCAAGAGGCTCCTGATTTAGTAGTTTTAGATGTGATGATGCCAAAGCTAGATGGCTATGGTGTGTGTCAAGAATTACGTAAGGAATCAGATGTGCCAATCATCATGCTAACAGCCTTGGGGGATGTTGCAGATCGGATTACTGGCTTGGAATTGGGTGCGGATGACTATATGGTGAAACCATTCTCCCCCAAGGAGTTAGAAGCGAGAATTCGTTCTGTGTTGCGGCGGCGCTTAGCCAAAAATACTGCTGGTATTCCCAGTTCAGGGATGATTAATGTCGGCAATATCAAAATTGATACAAATAAGCGGCAAGTGTACAAAGGAGATGAGCGCATTCGGTTAACGGGTGTAGAGTTTAGCTTACTAGAGTTGCTAGTAACCCGTTCTGGAGAAGCCTTTTCCCGATTGAAAATTTTGCAAGAAGTTTGGGGTTATGTACCAGACCGTCATGTAGATAGCCGTGTCGTGGATGTACATATCTCCCGGTTGCGAGCCAAGTTGGAAGATGACCCCAACAATCCAGAATTTATTCTGACTGCAAGAGGTACTGGTTATCTTTTCCAACAGATTGTTCAATCAGAGCAAGCATAA
- a CDS encoding SDR family oxidoreductase has product MSEDLKGRVALITGANKGIGYEIARQLGSRGATVLIGSRDIGRGEDAANKLRVDNIDARAVQLDVTDQKTIDSTGQKIEREFEKLDILVNNAGILIDGDRVPPSQVKIETLRTTYETNVFGVFAVTKAMLPLLKKSSAGRIVNLSSGLGSITKNSDPNDEFASFKLLAYNSSKTALNAITVILAAELKDTPIKVNAADPGFTATDINQYQGYRTVEQGATAAVRLATLPADGSTGGYFDENGVLPW; this is encoded by the coding sequence ATGTCAGAAGATTTAAAAGGCAGGGTTGCGCTGATAACAGGTGCAAACAAGGGTATCGGGTATGAAATCGCCCGTCAGCTTGGTTCTAGAGGGGCGACTGTTCTAATTGGTTCCAGAGATATAGGACGCGGTGAAGACGCGGCGAACAAACTTCGTGTAGATAATATAGACGCCAGAGCAGTTCAACTTGATGTCACCGACCAAAAAACAATCGACTCTACAGGTCAAAAAATCGAACGCGAATTTGAAAAACTTGATATTCTTGTCAATAATGCTGGGATACTAATTGATGGCGATCGCGTTCCGCCCAGTCAAGTTAAGATTGAAACACTGCGAACTACTTATGAGACCAATGTGTTCGGTGTATTTGCAGTTACAAAAGCGATGTTGCCACTCTTGAAGAAGTCTTCTGCTGGTCGAATAGTAAATTTATCAAGTGGCTTAGGTTCTATTACTAAAAACTCTGACCCAAATGATGAGTTTGCTAGTTTTAAGCTTCTTGCTTATAACTCATCAAAAACAGCACTGAATGCAATAACAGTTATTTTGGCAGCTGAGTTAAAAGATACCCCAATTAAAGTCAATGCTGCTGACCCTGGTTTCACAGCAACTGACATTAATCAATACCAAGGTTATCGTACTGTTGAGCAGGGAGCGACAGCAGCAGTTAGACTTGCAACTCTACCTGCTGATGGTTCTACCGGAGGGTATTTTGATGAGAATGGCGTACTTCCTTGGTAG
- a CDS encoding tetratricopeptide repeat protein, which translates to MLENFSISSIIAGSVVVFSLAILAYFGWKTLITSDLFQKGINLAQAKDYEGAEAAFRQVISLNSTNDVVRLFLGDVLNKQGEVEEAIALYREVISRSPKNPDAYLRLANVLIQQQQPEEAKTNLLQAKDLLQKQRQPEKAQKIANLLEQINAKS; encoded by the coding sequence ATGTTAGAAAACTTTTCAATTAGTTCTATAATTGCTGGCAGCGTAGTTGTTTTTAGTTTGGCAATTCTTGCATACTTTGGCTGGAAAACTTTGATTACCTCAGACTTGTTTCAAAAAGGAATTAATCTTGCTCAAGCCAAAGACTACGAAGGTGCAGAAGCCGCGTTTCGTCAGGTGATTTCTCTCAACTCTACTAATGATGTGGTGCGCTTATTTTTGGGAGATGTTTTAAACAAGCAAGGCGAAGTAGAAGAAGCAATAGCATTATACCGGGAAGTTATTAGCCGCAGTCCTAAAAATCCTGATGCTTACTTGCGTTTGGCAAATGTTCTCATTCAGCAACAGCAGCCAGAAGAAGCTAAAACTAATCTATTACAAGCGAAAGATTTATTGCAAAAACAGCGTCAACCAGAAAAAGCTCAAAAGATTGCTAATCTTTTAGAGCAAATCAACGCTAAGTCATAA
- a CDS encoding homogentisate phytyltransferase: protein MSQSSQNSPLPLKPVPSSFNWLYAFWKFSRPHTIIGTSLSVWSLCLIAIAISNRTVSLFPTDVINRVSTSSLLPLLGAWISCLCGNVYIVGLNQLEDVEIDKINKPHLPLASGEFSRQTGQLIVASTGILALVVAWLTGPFLFGMVAISLAIGTAYSLPPIRLKQFPFWAALCIFSVRGTIVNLGLYLHYSWALQQSQSIPAVVWVLTLFILVFTFAIAIFKDIPDMEGDRLYNISTFTIELGAPSVFNLALWVITVCYLGIILVAVLHLASVNTIFVVISHLILLAWMWLQSFGVDLQDKSAIAQFYQFIWKLFFIEYLIFPIACLLA, encoded by the coding sequence ATGAGCCAGAGTTCTCAAAACAGCCCTTTGCCACTCAAACCTGTTCCATCATCTTTCAATTGGCTTTATGCTTTTTGGAAATTCTCTCGCCCGCACACGATTATTGGTACAAGTTTAAGTGTCTGGAGTTTATGTTTAATTGCTATTGCCATTAGTAATCGGACTGTTTCCCTATTCCCTACAGACGTGATTAATCGCGTCTCTACAAGTTCCCTACTACCTCTGTTGGGGGCATGGATTTCTTGTTTATGTGGCAATGTCTACATTGTGGGGTTAAATCAATTAGAAGATGTTGAAATTGACAAGATTAATAAACCTCATTTACCGCTGGCATCAGGAGAATTTTCTCGACAAACGGGGCAGTTAATTGTTGCTTCTACCGGAATTTTGGCATTAGTCGTAGCTTGGCTAACTGGGCCATTTTTATTCGGAATGGTGGCGATTAGTTTGGCAATTGGTACTGCTTATTCTTTACCACCAATTCGCTTGAAACAGTTTCCTTTCTGGGCAGCACTTTGTATTTTTTCTGTGCGCGGCACGATTGTAAATTTAGGATTGTATTTGCACTATAGTTGGGCATTACAACAAAGCCAATCAATTCCGGCTGTGGTGTGGGTGCTGACGTTATTTATTTTGGTGTTTACATTTGCGATCGCTATCTTTAAAGATATCCCAGATATGGAAGGCGATCGCCTCTATAATATCTCGACTTTTACGATTGAACTCGGTGCGCCATCTGTATTTAATCTCGCGCTTTGGGTGATAACTGTCTGTTATTTAGGAATCATTTTAGTTGCTGTACTGCATCTTGCTTCAGTCAATACCATATTTGTGGTAATTAGTCATCTAATTTTGCTAGCTTGGATGTGGTTGCAGAGTTTCGGTGTAGACTTGCAAGATAAAAGTGCGATCGCTCAGTTCTACCAATTTATCTGGAAACTCTTTTTTATCGAATACTTAATTTTCCCTATCGCCTGTCTTTTGGCTTAG
- a CDS encoding iron uptake porin translates to MKVSLLASVSGASFLCLLAGCIPVLATPAIETGVDNTQTIKFSEKASNRTTNENYKSAELALPPFSDSSQTTSESPRPSLGKNLLAQVTSVSQLSDVQPTDWAFAALQSLVERYGCIAGYPNSTYRGNRALTRYEFAAGLNACLDRVNELIATATGDLVTKQDLATLQKLQEEFSPELATLRGRVDALEARTTELEANQFSTTTKLNGEVIIAAIGATGGAPDRDDPNIILTNRVRLNLTTSFTGKDLLLTGLQAYNFLGGVDGSGSLQEGLGLASPILSSSSARTSFEPQFPGVEPKTLTEIGANSVQLYKLLYIFPVADKLTLFAGTAAEVSDAFPTITPFYGEGQEAISRFAGLNPVVRISGGTSGSGLASAAGFIFNISEQLDFRALYGSVSANVAQEAGEILPGVSGTPLGSGVFGGSSVVAAQLTFRPSSSIDIGLNYANSYHEINILGTGLTSSDIGALAGVDLGTPVRLNSVGGTLTWRFTPNIALSGYGAAFFVDDSSGAVDASTTFTSWMAGLHFNDLFHKGNNAGIIFGQPLYRTDASGAASLSPAGANRAVPYHLEAYYRFRINDNISITPGAFVLFNPESDSNNDTTTVGVVRTTFTF, encoded by the coding sequence GTGAAAGTAAGTTTATTAGCTTCTGTTAGTGGAGCAAGTTTTCTATGCCTACTCGCTGGATGTATACCTGTACTGGCAACACCTGCAATTGAAACAGGTGTAGATAATACTCAGACTATAAAATTTTCTGAAAAAGCTAGTAATAGAACAACCAATGAGAATTATAAAAGTGCTGAATTAGCACTCCCTCCCTTTAGTGATTCTTCTCAAACTACTTCGGAATCTCCACGCCCCTCTCTTGGAAAAAATTTGCTAGCACAGGTAACATCTGTATCGCAATTGTCAGATGTTCAACCTACAGATTGGGCTTTCGCTGCACTACAATCTCTAGTCGAGCGCTATGGGTGTATTGCTGGCTATCCAAACAGCACATATCGAGGTAACCGTGCGCTGACTCGTTATGAATTTGCCGCTGGTTTGAATGCCTGTTTAGATCGAGTCAACGAGCTAATTGCCACCGCAACTGGTGACTTGGTAACAAAGCAAGATTTAGCCACCTTGCAAAAACTGCAAGAAGAATTTTCTCCTGAATTAGCTACACTACGAGGTCGAGTAGATGCTTTGGAAGCTCGCACCACTGAATTAGAGGCCAATCAGTTTTCCACAACTACCAAACTGAATGGTGAAGTAATTATTGCAGCTATCGGTGCAACAGGAGGCGCTCCAGATCGGGATGACCCTAATATTATTCTGACAAACCGAGTCCGGTTAAATCTTACCACCAGTTTCACTGGTAAAGATTTACTGCTTACTGGGTTGCAAGCATATAATTTCTTAGGTGGTGTAGATGGAAGTGGTAGCCTTCAAGAGGGTTTAGGATTAGCATCACCAATCCTCAGTTCTAGCAGCGCTCGTACTAGTTTTGAACCTCAATTTCCTGGGGTTGAACCCAAAACACTAACAGAAATCGGTGCCAACTCTGTTCAGCTTTACAAACTGCTTTACATCTTTCCCGTTGCTGATAAACTGACATTGTTTGCTGGGACTGCTGCTGAAGTGTCGGATGCTTTTCCTACGATTACTCCTTTTTATGGTGAAGGACAAGAGGCGATTTCTCGCTTCGCTGGTTTGAACCCTGTAGTGCGTATTTCTGGAGGCACTTCTGGTTCTGGTTTAGCATCTGCTGCTGGCTTTATTTTTAATATCTCAGAGCAACTGGATTTCAGAGCTTTGTACGGCAGTGTAAGTGCTAACGTTGCTCAAGAAGCTGGCGAAATACTACCAGGAGTTTCTGGAACACCTTTAGGGTCTGGCGTATTTGGGGGTAGTAGTGTCGTAGCAGCTCAATTGACTTTTAGACCAAGTAGTTCTATAGATATTGGTCTGAACTATGCCAACAGCTATCACGAGATAAACATTCTTGGCACAGGATTAACTAGTAGTGATATCGGTGCTTTAGCAGGGGTTGATTTAGGGACACCTGTAAGACTTAACTCCGTTGGTGGAACTTTGACTTGGCGATTTACTCCAAACATCGCTTTGTCTGGTTATGGCGCGGCGTTTTTTGTTGACGATTCCTCTGGTGCTGTTGATGCTTCTACTACCTTCACCAGTTGGATGGCAGGCCTTCATTTCAACGATTTATTCCACAAGGGGAACAACGCAGGTATTATTTTTGGTCAGCCACTGTATCGCACCGATGCTAGTGGTGCAGCTAGCCTATCACCTGCGGGTGCAAACAGAGCTGTTCCATACCATTTAGAAGCTTATTACCGCTTTCGGATCAACGACAATATCAGCATTACTCCAGGTGCATTTGTCCTTTTTAATCCTGAAAGCGATAGCAATAACGATACAACAACTGTGGGTGTAGTTCGTACTACCTTCACTTTCTAA